The following coding sequences are from one Comamonas koreensis window:
- a CDS encoding LysR family transcriptional regulator, which yields MDLRQLRHFVTLAQTLNYRQAAEQLHMSQPPLSQSIRKLEDDLGVQLFERDRRGTVLSDAGRAALESAKLALYHARQVQAVSQATASGELGRLHIGFIGSATFSLIPKLVQAFRAAHPAIDLVLTESTTREICAQVASGDFDAGLLRYPVTQATELSITPVEPDRLIAALPAGNPLQIKDSLQLIDLADQPFVNYRPSEVPGLHALVVLACQNAGFMPQIKQHAVQAQTLVSLVGAGLGVALVPAVVAKAATPGVIFRELTDTQHLPQIGIALALNQRQPVATAQRLKELLLKLQPMG from the coding sequence ATGGACTTGCGCCAACTGCGCCACTTTGTCACCCTGGCGCAAACCCTGAACTACCGCCAGGCCGCTGAGCAGCTGCATATGTCGCAGCCGCCGCTGTCGCAGTCGATCCGCAAGCTCGAAGACGACCTAGGGGTACAGCTGTTCGAGCGTGACCGGCGCGGCACGGTGCTGTCGGATGCAGGCCGGGCTGCGCTGGAGAGCGCCAAGCTAGCGCTCTACCATGCCCGGCAGGTACAGGCCGTGTCGCAGGCCACCGCCAGTGGCGAGCTCGGGCGCCTGCATATCGGCTTTATCGGCTCGGCCACGTTCTCGCTGATCCCCAAGCTGGTGCAGGCGTTTCGCGCCGCCCACCCGGCGATCGACCTGGTGCTGACCGAATCCACGACTCGCGAGATCTGCGCCCAGGTGGCCAGCGGTGATTTTGATGCCGGTCTGCTGCGCTATCCCGTCACGCAGGCCACCGAGCTGTCCATCACCCCCGTCGAGCCTGACCGCCTGATTGCCGCCCTGCCCGCTGGCAACCCGCTGCAGATCAAGGACAGCCTGCAGCTGATCGACCTGGCCGACCAGCCCTTTGTGAACTACCGCCCCAGCGAAGTGCCGGGCCTGCATGCGCTGGTGGTGCTGGCCTGCCAGAACGCCGGCTTTATGCCGCAGATCAAGCAGCATGCCGTGCAGGCCCAGACCTTGGTGAGCCTGGTGGGCGCAGGCCTGGGCGTGGCGCTGGTGCCGGCCGTGGTCGCAAAGGCCGCGACACCAGGCGTCATCTTCCGCGAGCTGACCGACACCCAGCACCTGCCCCAGATCGGCATTGCGCTGGCGCTGAACCAGCGCCAACCAGTGGCCACGGCCCAGCGTTTGAAGGAGCTGCTGCTCAAGCTCCAGCCCATGGGCTGA